In the genome of Paenarthrobacter ilicis, the window AGATGGACTCCACCACCATGCTGCTCACTGATGCCCTGATGTTTGCCGGCGGCGGCTCCGCTTCAACTGCCGGCGGCATCAAAGTGACCACCATTGCCGTCATGTTCCTGGCCATCATGGCCGAAGCACGTGGCGACGCCGACGTGAAAGTGTACGGACGGACCATCCCCCAAGGCACCATGCGGGTTGCCATCTCGGTGATCGTGGCCGGCGCCACGCTGGTGTCCGTCGCGGCGTTCCTGCTCCTGTCCATCAGCGGCGCTTCGCTGGACCGGGTGCTCTTTGAATCAATCTCCGCCTTTGCCACCGTGGGACTGAGCACCAACCTCAGTGCCGAGTTGCCGCCGTCGGGCGTTTACGTCCTCACAGCCTTGATGTTCGCGGGCCGCGTCGGCACCGTAACCCTTGCTGCCGGGCTGGCCTTGCGCCAGCGCAGCCAGCTGTTCCACTACCCGGAAGAGAGGCCAATCATTGGCTAACAGCACAGGGGCGGCCAACCGCCCCGCCCACAACGCCCCGGTACTGGTCATTGGACTGGGCCGGTTCGGCTCCGCCACGGCTGAGCAGCTGGTCAAGCAGGGCCGCGAGGTTCTGGCGATCGAGCGCGACCGGACGCTGGTGCAGAAATGGGCGCCGGTCCTCACGCACGTGGTGGAGGCCGACGCCACCAACATCGACGCCCTCCGCCAGCTGGGCGCACAGGAGTTCAGCTCCGCCGTGGTGGGCGTTGGAACGTCCATCGAATCCTCGGTGCTCATCACCGTGAACCTGGTGGACCTGGGAATCCAGCACCTCTGGGTCAAGGCCATCACGCCCTCGCACGGCAAGATCCTCACCAGGATCGGGGCCAACCACGTGATCTACCCCGAGGCCGATGCGGGCGTCCGGGCTGCGCACCTGGTGTCCGGCCGCATGCTGGACTTCATCGAATTCGACGACGATTACGCGATCGTGAAGATGTACCCGCCCAAGGAGACCGTGGGCTTCACGCTGGAAGAGTCCAAGGTCCGCTCCAAATACGGTGTGACGATTGTGGGCGTGAAAACCCCCGGCGAAGACTTCACGTACGCGCGGCCGGAAACCAAAGTGTCCGGACACGACATGTTGATCGTATCCGGACACGTGGACTTGCTGGAGCGCTTCGCAGCCCGTCCCTAGGGGTCAGTCTTCCTTGGCGGTCAGCCGAGCTGCTTGGT includes:
- a CDS encoding potassium channel family protein; its protein translation is MANSTGAANRPAHNAPVLVIGLGRFGSATAEQLVKQGREVLAIERDRTLVQKWAPVLTHVVEADATNIDALRQLGAQEFSSAVVGVGTSIESSVLITVNLVDLGIQHLWVKAITPSHGKILTRIGANHVIYPEADAGVRAAHLVSGRMLDFIEFDDDYAIVKMYPPKETVGFTLEESKVRSKYGVTIVGVKTPGEDFTYARPETKVSGHDMLIVSGHVDLLERFAARP